A genomic segment from Rubrobacter tropicus encodes:
- a CDS encoding S-adenosylmethionine:tRNA ribosyltransferase-isomerase, with protein sequence MRSLDFDLPPELEATGPPEARGLARDEVRLMVSYRQDDRVLHAGFRDLPDFLEAGDVLVVNTSGTMNAAVPATRETGAELTLHLSTHLPGDLWTVELRSHEGTKPLLDGKPGETLRLPGGGVAVLHTPYLSQNRSKEGANRLWISTLNLPTNLNDYLDRHGAPIRYGYVRENWPSGYYQTVYATEKGSAEMPSAGRAFTPEFITRLVAGGVQVAPLVLHTGVASLEDDEPPYEEYYRVPPATARTVNEARAAGHRVVAVGTTVVRALETVTDVEGRSHPGEGWTDLFITPERGVRSVGALLTGLHEPRSTHLAMLQALVESGSACPLLSSGRDHLEIAYTEALEEGYLWHEFGDLHLVL encoded by the coding sequence TTGAGGAGCCTCGATTTCGATCTTCCACCGGAGCTCGAAGCCACCGGGCCGCCTGAAGCCCGCGGCCTCGCCCGCGACGAGGTACGCCTCATGGTCTCCTACCGGCAAGACGACCGCGTCCTGCACGCCGGCTTCAGGGACCTGCCGGACTTTCTAGAAGCCGGCGACGTGCTCGTCGTCAACACCAGCGGCACCATGAACGCCGCCGTCCCTGCCACCCGCGAGACCGGCGCCGAACTCACGCTCCACCTCTCAACCCACCTCCCCGGGGACCTGTGGACCGTCGAGCTACGCTCCCATGAGGGCACTAAACCTCTGCTCGACGGTAAGCCAGGCGAGACGTTGCGGCTCCCCGGAGGCGGCGTAGCCGTCCTTCACACTCCATACCTATCGCAAAACCGTTCGAAGGAAGGGGCCAACCGGCTCTGGATCTCCACCCTGAACCTCCCAACAAACCTGAACGACTACCTAGACCGGCACGGTGCACCCATCCGTTACGGTTACGTCAGGGAAAACTGGCCTTCCGGTTACTACCAGACCGTTTATGCCACCGAGAAGGGCAGCGCCGAGATGCCCTCGGCCGGCCGGGCGTTCACGCCCGAGTTCATCACGCGCCTCGTGGCGGGCGGTGTGCAGGTCGCGCCGCTCGTACTGCACACCGGCGTCGCGAGCCTCGAGGACGACGAGCCGCCCTACGAGGAGTACTACCGGGTTCCGCCCGCCACGGCCCGTACGGTCAACGAAGCGCGGGCGGCGGGCCACAGGGTCGTGGCCGTCGGGACGACCGTCGTGCGGGCGCTAGAGACCGTAACCGACGTGGAGGGGAGATCCCACCCCGGAGAAGGCTGGACAGACCTCTTCATTACCCCGGAGCGCGGCGTACGGTCCGTCGGCGCGTTGCTGACCGGTTTGCACGAGCCCCGCTCGACGCACCTGGCGATGCTGCAGGCGCTCGTCGAGAGCGGTTCCGCGTGCCCCCTGCTCTCATCGGGCCGGGATCACCTCGAGATCGCCTACACCGAAGCGCTCGAGGAAGGCTACCTCTGGCACGAGTTCGGCGACCTGCATCTGGTTTTGTAG
- a CDS encoding GAF domain-containing sensor histidine kinase: protein MSDSSSTQGTGELRRLNHELSVLNGIARELNRSVNLDQALRFTLSQVAELLGLRTGWIWLIQDSSPEPYLAAAQNLPPVLADEPRRMDGSGYCYCLDSYKKGDLEGAANVNVLTCSRLEGLVDGTDGLRYHASIPLYSGEKKLGVMNVASPGWRGLGPDDLQLLNTVGDLLSIAVERARLFERSARLGAVEERNRLAREIHDTLAQNLTATGLQIESAEALLEADAAPDEVRAALARALSLTRSNLDEARRSVLDLRAAPLEGRSLAEALKTLVDRWEAETGIATRFKAVNGSRPVPPRVEAALYRVGGEALANVARHANARRATVRLVATPGSVSLLVEDDGIGLDPSRVPEDRHGIVGMRERVEILGGVLRVEGRPAGGTRVEAAVPLEGLQSG from the coding sequence TTGTCCGATTCTTCGAGCACGCAGGGGACCGGAGAGCTGCGACGGCTCAACCACGAGTTGTCGGTGCTCAACGGGATCGCGCGCGAGCTCAACCGCTCCGTCAACCTGGACCAGGCGCTCCGGTTCACCCTCTCGCAGGTGGCGGAGCTTCTGGGGCTCAGGACGGGTTGGATCTGGCTGATACAAGACTCCTCCCCGGAACCCTACCTCGCCGCGGCCCAGAACCTCCCCCCCGTCCTGGCCGACGAGCCGCGCCGGATGGACGGCTCGGGCTACTGCTACTGCCTCGACTCGTACAAGAAGGGCGACCTCGAAGGCGCAGCCAACGTCAACGTCCTGACCTGCAGCCGCCTGGAGGGCCTCGTAGACGGCACCGACGGCCTCCGCTACCACGCGAGCATCCCCCTCTACTCCGGCGAGAAGAAGCTCGGCGTGATGAATGTGGCGAGCCCGGGCTGGCGCGGCCTCGGCCCCGACGACCTGCAACTGTTGAACACTGTGGGCGACCTGCTCTCGATCGCCGTCGAGCGGGCGCGGCTCTTCGAGCGGAGCGCCAGGCTCGGGGCCGTGGAGGAACGGAACCGGCTGGCGCGTGAGATCCACGACACCCTCGCCCAGAACCTCACCGCCACGGGGCTCCAGATCGAATCGGCCGAAGCCCTCCTCGAAGCGGACGCGGCCCCGGACGAGGTCCGGGCCGCCCTCGCCCGCGCCCTCTCCCTCACCCGCTCCAACCTCGACGAGGCCCGCCGCTCCGTCCTCGACCTCCGCGCGGCGCCCCTCGAAGGCCGCTCCCTGGCGGAGGCCCTGAAAACTCTCGTGGACCGCTGGGAAGCGGAGACGGGCATCGCGACGAGGTTCAAGGCCGTGAACGGGAGCCGCCCGGTCCCCCCGCGCGTCGAAGCCGCCCTGTACCGCGTGGGCGGGGAGGCCCTCGCCAACGTCGCCCGCCACGCGAACGCGCGCCGCGCGACGGTCCGGCTCGTCGCCACACCAGGCTCCGTCAGCCTGCTCGTAGAAGACGACGGTATCGGGCTCGATCCTTCCCGGGTGCCGGAGGACCGGCACGGGATCGTCGGCATGAGGGAACGGGTCGAGATCCTTGGGGGCGTCCTGCGAGTCGAGGGGCGCCCGGCCGGGGGGACGCGGGTGGAGGCGGCCGTACCCCTGGAAGGACTCCAGAGTGGATAG
- a CDS encoding glycosyltransferase produces the protein MRIVVTAAGSRGDVQPCAALGLGLKEAGHEVILAGWEPYRTMAESRGLAFWPVAGPDPDRLVEALVAAGRNPFGYARRFRPLLRPHVGQGLRDCLAACEGADAVIYTPLGFAGFMAAEHLGLPSVGSVVTPLFIRDGGFPSAMFGKPLPLPGHLYNRLSHPATEQLYWRTVEPLVAEARREVGLPAMPRLRGPLGEMHRQKRPFLLGWSPHVLPTDGRRDAWMHTTGYWFLGREEGWRPPEKLRRFLEAGEPPVALGLGSMGHTRASEAGRIVSLTAEALRLAGLRGVLVSDYGDADADLHEDVIRVPGGVPYDWLFPKVSVAVHHGGAGTTAEALRAGTPSVVVPVVPDQQFWGWRVHALGVSPAPISHKKLTAENLSSAILQAATDPEIRQRCENLGSKIKAENGVAQAVRTFERYVQRRP, from the coding sequence GTGAGGATCGTCGTCACGGCGGCCGGCTCCAGGGGCGACGTCCAGCCCTGCGCCGCCCTCGGGCTCGGACTGAAAGAGGCGGGCCACGAGGTCATTCTGGCGGGCTGGGAACCTTACAGGACCATGGCCGAAAGCCGCGGCCTGGCATTCTGGCCCGTGGCGGGCCCCGACCCGGACCGGCTGGTGGAGGCGCTGGTGGCCGCGGGCCGCAATCCTTTCGGGTACGCCAGGCGGTTCCGGCCGCTGCTGAGGCCGCACGTCGGGCAGGGGCTTCGCGACTGCCTCGCGGCTTGCGAGGGCGCCGACGCCGTCATCTACACCCCGCTCGGGTTCGCCGGCTTCATGGCGGCGGAGCACCTGGGGCTACCCTCGGTAGGGAGCGTCGTCACGCCGCTCTTTATCCGGGACGGCGGGTTTCCGAGCGCGATGTTCGGGAAGCCCCTCCCCCTCCCGGGCCACCTCTACAACCGCCTGAGCCACCCGGCGACGGAGCAACTCTACTGGCGCACCGTCGAGCCCCTGGTGGCGGAGGCACGCAGAGAGGTGGGTCTTCCGGCCATGCCCCGCCTGAGGGGTCCACTCGGGGAGATGCACCGGCAGAAGCGTCCTTTCCTGCTCGGCTGGAGCCCGCACGTCCTGCCCACGGACGGCAGGCGCGACGCCTGGATGCACACGACCGGCTACTGGTTTCTCGGCCGCGAAGAGGGCTGGCGCCCCCCGGAGAAGCTAAGACGTTTCCTCGAAGCCGGAGAGCCGCCGGTCGCGCTCGGCCTCGGGAGCATGGGCCATACCCGCGCTTCGGAGGCCGGGCGCATCGTCTCGCTAACGGCGGAGGCGCTCCGGCTCGCGGGGCTCCGGGGCGTCCTGGTCTCGGACTACGGCGACGCGGACGCGGATCTGCACGAGGACGTCATCAGGGTCCCGGGCGGCGTACCCTACGACTGGCTCTTCCCGAAAGTCTCCGTCGCCGTGCACCACGGCGGCGCCGGGACGACGGCCGAGGCCCTGAGAGCAGGAACCCCTTCCGTCGTCGTCCCCGTCGTACCCGACCAGCAGTTCTGGGGCTGGCGCGTCCACGCCCTCGGCGTCAGCCCCGCCCCGATCTCTCACAAAAAATTGACAGCCGAGAACCTATCAAGCGCCATCCTGCAGGCGGCAACCGACCCCGAAATACGCCAGCGCTGCGAAAACCTCGGCTCGAAGATAAAGGCCGAGAACGGCGTGGCCCAGGCAGTCAGAACGTTCGAGCGATACGTACAGAGAAGGCCCTGA
- a CDS encoding response regulator encodes MDRIRLLVADDHPMLREGLVAVLGTQPDFEVVGEASDGEQVVRLAAELGPDVILLDLEMPDVDGVEALQRLQRAGSSARTVVFTAYDTDERILGALRAGARGYLLKGASRADIFSAVRTVNAGGSLLGPVVTNRLLGRLGEDPAGANPLTPREVEVLALLARGLKNADIAERLFISERTVKFHVGSILAKLGAGNRTEAAMIAAERGLVDKPS; translated from the coding sequence GTGGATAGGATCAGGCTGCTCGTCGCGGACGACCACCCGATGCTGCGGGAGGGCCTCGTCGCCGTCCTCGGCACCCAGCCGGACTTCGAGGTGGTGGGCGAGGCGTCGGACGGGGAGCAGGTCGTCCGGTTGGCCGCCGAGCTCGGGCCCGACGTGATCCTGCTGGATCTCGAGATGCCTGACGTGGACGGCGTGGAGGCGCTCCAGAGACTCCAAAGAGCGGGCTCGTCGGCCCGGACGGTCGTCTTCACGGCCTACGACACGGACGAGCGCATCCTCGGCGCCCTGCGCGCCGGGGCCCGCGGCTACCTCTTGAAGGGCGCCTCCCGCGCCGACATCTTCTCCGCCGTCCGCACGGTCAACGCCGGCGGCTCCCTGCTCGGCCCCGTCGTCACCAACCGCCTGCTCGGGCGGCTCGGCGAGGACCCCGCGGGGGCGAACCCGCTTACCCCGCGCGAGGTCGAGGTGCTCGCCCTCCTGGCCCGCGGCCTCAAGAACGCCGACATCGCCGAGCGCCTCTTCATCTCCGAGAGGACCGTAAAGTTCCACGTCGGCTCCATCCTCGCCAAGCTCGGCGCGGGCAACCGAACCGAAGCGGCCATGATAGCCGCCGAGCGGGGCCTCGTGGATAAGCCCTCCTAG
- a CDS encoding SDR family NAD(P)-dependent oxidoreductase, whose product MNHSPDKTALITGASRGLGLALARGLAQAGWTLIIDARGGEDLETARAELASLTRTTAIAGSVTDPNHRRELTEAAREAGGLDALVNNASILGPSPQPPLLNYPLDTLEEVYRTNVVAPLALIQAVGDELKPEARIVNVTSDAAVEPYEGWGGYGSSKAALEQISNILAAENPDWRVYAVDPGDMRTRMHQEAFPDEDISDRPLPDESVPGLVELLTGDLPSGRYSARDVAGTNDSDGSVHETRVALTVADFDGAAALYRDALNLPVVMGWDETQGRGIVLDAGRATIELVDHPQAEHIDEVEVGERVSGPVRLAFEVSNVGASADSLKEKGAKVLNSPVQTPWGDLNQRLRAPDGLQLTLFQSPGEGGRSVV is encoded by the coding sequence ATGAACCATTCACCTGACAAGACGGCCCTGATCACGGGCGCCTCCCGCGGCCTCGGCCTGGCCCTGGCCCGCGGTCTGGCCCAGGCCGGCTGGACGCTGATTATCGACGCCCGCGGCGGGGAAGACCTGGAAACCGCCCGCGCCGAGCTCGCAAGTCTCACGCGGACAACCGCCATCGCGGGCAGCGTCACGGACCCGAATCACCGCCGGGAACTGACGGAAGCAGCCCGCGAAGCGGGCGGCCTCGACGCGCTCGTGAACAACGCGAGTATCCTCGGCCCGAGCCCCCAGCCACCGCTCCTGAACTACCCTCTCGACACGCTGGAAGAGGTCTACAGGACGAACGTCGTCGCGCCGCTCGCGCTGATACAGGCCGTCGGGGACGAACTGAAGCCCGAGGCGCGCATAGTCAACGTGACGAGCGACGCGGCCGTCGAGCCCTACGAAGGGTGGGGCGGGTACGGCTCGAGCAAAGCCGCCCTGGAGCAGATCTCCAACATCCTGGCGGCCGAGAACCCCGATTGGCGCGTCTACGCCGTGGACCCCGGCGACATGCGGACCCGGATGCACCAGGAGGCCTTCCCGGACGAGGACATTAGCGACAGGCCACTCCCGGACGAGAGCGTGCCGGGCCTCGTCGAGCTCCTGACTGGAGATCTGCCGAGCGGCCGGTACTCGGCCAGAGACGTTGCGGGAACGAACGACTCGGACGGTAGCGTCCACGAGACGCGCGTCGCCCTCACGGTGGCCGACTTCGATGGTGCCGCGGCGCTCTACAGGGACGCGCTGAACCTGCCCGTCGTGATGGGGTGGGACGAGACGCAAGGGCGGGGTATCGTGCTCGACGCCGGCCGGGCGACCATAGAGCTCGTAGACCACCCGCAAGCTGAACATATTGACGAGGTAGAGGTCGGAGAGCGCGTCTCCGGCCCCGTGCGGCTGGCCTTCGAAGTGTCGAACGTCGGGGCGTCGGCCGACTCTCTCAAAGAGAAGGGGGCCAAGGTCCTTAACAGCCCGGTCCAGACTCCCTGGGGTGACCTCAACCAGCGCCTGCGGGCGCCGGACGGCCTCCAGCTCACCCTGTTCCAATCTCCCGGGGAGGGGGGCAGGTCGGTTGTTTAA
- a CDS encoding S1C family serine protease, whose amino-acid sequence MVLGNAESFAQAASSEGARMVEGARESVVQVVSGGRGSGAGVIWSESGLVLTNDHVLPEGRGGRRRGGVTRVALRDGRTFDAEVVKRSRELDLALLRLRDAAELPAASVGDSDAMRVGEIVYAIGHPWGNPGAVTAGIVGGLGVSGGRGKGRRRGSGGSYIFSDVALAPGNSGGPLLNARGEVVGINAMIFGRTAFSIPSNAATAWVAAPRERRVDRRPRLGVGLVPVEFPASGRPEEGDAWGLAVSSVEEGGPAEAAGLLVGDVLLGIAGSPPHDVETFYEALSRDDTVSLRVLRGGHAIVVEVPPRTSGRAA is encoded by the coding sequence ATGGTCCTGGGAAACGCGGAGTCTTTCGCCCAGGCCGCTTCGTCGGAGGGGGCGCGGATGGTCGAGGGTGCGCGCGAGAGCGTCGTGCAGGTGGTCAGCGGCGGGCGCGGGTCGGGGGCCGGTGTGATCTGGTCAGAAAGCGGCCTCGTGCTGACGAACGACCACGTGCTCCCGGAAGGTCGCGGGGGCCGTCGTCGGGGCGGGGTAACCCGCGTCGCCCTGCGAGACGGCCGGACGTTCGACGCGGAGGTCGTGAAACGCTCCCGCGAGCTTGACCTGGCGCTGCTCCGGCTGCGGGACGCCGCGGAACTTCCGGCGGCATCCGTCGGGGACTCGGACGCTATGCGCGTCGGGGAGATCGTCTACGCCATCGGCCACCCCTGGGGCAATCCCGGGGCGGTGACGGCCGGCATCGTCGGCGGGTTGGGCGTTTCGGGCGGGCGGGGTAAGGGGCGTCGCCGGGGCTCGGGGGGGAGCTACATCTTTTCGGACGTCGCCCTGGCGCCGGGGAACTCGGGCGGGCCGTTGCTCAACGCCAGGGGGGAGGTGGTCGGGATCAACGCCATGATCTTCGGCCGCACCGCCTTCTCCATCCCATCCAACGCCGCGACCGCCTGGGTCGCGGCCCCCCGGGAGCGACGCGTGGACCGGCGCCCGCGCCTGGGCGTCGGGTTGGTGCCCGTGGAGTTTCCGGCTTCCGGTCGGCCTGAGGAGGGCGACGCCTGGGGGCTCGCGGTCTCTTCGGTCGAAGAGGGCGGCCCCGCCGAAGCCGCGGGCCTCCTGGTGGGCGACGTGCTACTCGGGATCGCAGGAAGCCCGCCGCATGACGTCGAGACGTTTTACGAAGCCCTCTCGCGGGACGACACCGTATCCCTGCGGGTGCTGCGCGGGGGACACGCCATCGTCGTGGAGGTGCCGCCGAGAACGTCGGGACGCGCCGCGTGA
- a CDS encoding S1C family serine protease, translating to MESTQNTLAALSEGMADAVANAGRSIVRVHGRRRHPGSGVVYAPDLVLTAGHVLEREEDLSVETADGRTLPARLLGRDHSTDLAVLRVDNLGVEAATPAEGEARVGQISLAVASPGRGDGPRATFGIVSSVGGPIRTRRGPRLERYIQTDASPYPGLSGGPLVDVGGKVVGIMVAGWGRGAAFAVPVDLAWRVAGALQERGTVRRGYLGILSQPVRLPGGEKIDLTQKGGLLVVGVEDGSPAGRGGLMVGDIVATLDGQPVEDTDDLLVLLSGDRVGRAVPVKVVRGGEPQELEITVGERG from the coding sequence ATGGAGAGTACGCAAAACACTTTGGCCGCCTTGTCCGAGGGCATGGCGGACGCGGTCGCGAACGCCGGCAGGTCGATCGTGCGGGTACACGGCAGGAGGCGGCACCCGGGGAGCGGCGTGGTCTACGCGCCCGACCTGGTGCTTACGGCGGGACACGTGCTGGAGCGCGAGGAGGACCTGTCGGTCGAGACCGCCGACGGGCGGACGCTGCCGGCCAGGCTCCTCGGCAGGGACCACTCGACGGACCTTGCCGTGCTGCGGGTCGATAACCTGGGGGTGGAGGCCGCGACGCCCGCCGAGGGGGAGGCGAGGGTCGGCCAGATCTCTCTGGCAGTGGCGAGCCCTGGCCGCGGCGACGGCCCCAGGGCCACCTTCGGCATCGTAAGCTCGGTCGGCGGCCCCATCAGGACGCGGCGGGGACCGAGGCTGGAGCGTTACATACAGACCGATGCTTCGCCATACCCCGGTCTCTCGGGCGGCCCGCTGGTGGACGTCGGCGGCAAGGTCGTCGGCATCATGGTGGCCGGATGGGGGCGCGGGGCCGCCTTCGCCGTCCCGGTCGACCTGGCCTGGCGTGTCGCCGGGGCGCTGCAGGAGCGGGGCACGGTGAGGCGGGGATACCTCGGCATCCTCAGCCAGCCGGTACGCCTCCCCGGGGGCGAGAAAATCGACCTGACCCAGAAGGGCGGCCTCCTGGTCGTCGGGGTCGAGGACGGTAGCCCCGCCGGCCGCGGCGGCCTGATGGTCGGTGACATAGTCGCGACCCTGGATGGGCAGCCGGTCGAGGACACGGACGATCTGCTCGTGCTGCTCTCCGGCGACAGGGTCGGACGGGCCGTGCCCGTGAAGGTGGTCCGGGGTGGGGAACCTCAGGAGCTGGAGATCACAGTCGGCGAGCGCGGTTAG
- a CDS encoding VOC family protein produces MKAKGLAWLGTRTPQFEATARFFGETLGLNAEREEPDFAVFRLPDGSRVEVFGPGDRDHEHFTTGPVAGFLVDDVEEARAELERAGISFIGPVHHYGEHSAWSHFVGPDDNVYEITRDDPQR; encoded by the coding sequence ATGAAAGCTAAAGGACTCGCGTGGCTCGGGACCCGCACCCCACAGTTCGAGGCGACGGCCAGGTTCTTCGGTGAGACGCTCGGGCTCAACGCCGAGCGCGAAGAGCCGGACTTCGCGGTCTTCAGGCTGCCGGACGGTTCCAGGGTCGAGGTCTTCGGGCCCGGGGACCGCGACCACGAGCATTTCACGACGGGCCCGGTAGCCGGGTTCCTGGTCGACGACGTCGAAGAGGCGCGCGCCGAGCTCGAGCGGGCCGGCATCTCCTTTATAGGCCCGGTCCACCATTACGGCGAGCACAGCGCCTGGTCCCACTTCGTCGGCCCCGACGACAACGTCTACGAAATAACCCGCGACGACCCACAAAGATAG
- a CDS encoding response regulator transcription factor codes for MTPTRVFVVASTPMARAGLRSMLEAVEGADVRVSGDSGAPAGSLPGTPLAAAEVVLLADEELLDETALALAEDGAQGLVLLSEDERAAARLRALPLRGWGILPPDAPPEELGAAVAAAAHGLVVMPKAAAEQALGEVTVVEELSEPPTAREGEVLNLLARGLSNKMIARELRISEHTVKFHISSLYAKLAVSNRAEAVSQGARHGLISL; via the coding sequence GTGACGCCGACGCGGGTCTTCGTCGTGGCGTCGACCCCGATGGCCCGGGCCGGGCTGCGCTCGATGCTCGAAGCCGTCGAAGGGGCCGACGTCCGGGTCTCCGGCGATTCGGGTGCTCCGGCCGGCTCGTTGCCGGGGACCCCGCTCGCCGCCGCCGAGGTCGTGCTCCTGGCCGACGAGGAACTGCTGGACGAGACGGCCCTCGCCCTCGCCGAAGACGGTGCCCAGGGATTGGTACTCCTCTCCGAGGATGAGCGGGCGGCGGCGCGGTTGCGAGCGTTGCCGCTCAGGGGCTGGGGCATCCTACCGCCGGATGCCCCGCCGGAGGAACTCGGGGCCGCGGTCGCCGCCGCGGCCCACGGCCTCGTCGTGATGCCAAAGGCCGCCGCCGAGCAGGCGCTGGGCGAGGTCACCGTCGTCGAAGAGCTCTCCGAACCGCCAACGGCGCGGGAAGGCGAGGTATTGAACCTCCTCGCCAGGGGCCTATCCAACAAAATGATCGCCCGCGAGCTCCGCATCAGCGAGCACACCGTCAAGTTCCACATCTCCTCCCTCTACGCCAAGCTCGCCGTGAGCAACCGCGCCGAGGCCGTAAGCCAGGGCGCCAGGCACGGACTGATTTCGTTGTAG